The proteins below are encoded in one region of Methanofollis aquaemaris:
- a CDS encoding transcriptional regulator, protein MKLPCETGVWLILPCIRACLVQELIIKGLPQKQVAQMLEITPASVSQYASKKRGCKIELDTEVIGSIRELADDMVAERVGHMGLRMCDICMQVRSGGLIEDDGGPCARTMFCNISPQHDTEEQI, encoded by the coding sequence ATGAAGCTCCCATGTGAGACTGGCGTCTGGCTGATCCTCCCGTGCATCCGGGCATGCCTTGTACAGGAATTGATCATAAAAGGGCTGCCCCAGAAGCAGGTCGCCCAGATGCTTGAGATCACACCGGCATCGGTCTCCCAGTACGCCTCAAAAAAGCGCGGCTGCAAGATCGAACTCGACACCGAGGTGATCGGTTCGATCCGGGAACTTGCCGACGACATGGTGGCCGAGCGGGTCGGGCACATGGGCCTGCGTATGTGCGACATCTGCATGCAAGTGCGCTCAGGGGGGTTGATCGAAGATGACGGAGGGCCCTGTGCCCGCACCATGTTCTGCAATATTTCCCCACAGCACGACACCGAAGAACAAATCTGA
- a CDS encoding TrkH family potassium uptake protein — protein MDRSEYISAIAPDIGRILRFMGVVTCLPLIVALIYREWEMLLPMGLVPIIYVVLGSLLMQVPRPAREAKLSAALAAVALIWLISAAIGSVPFIVGLGMPITDSIFEAMSGWTDTGMTLLPDIDATPKTILFWRTFMQWLGGIGIVAFTIALASRSGLVQRGLYRSEARTEAFMPSVVATGFAMWRIYIIITLLSIGLVLLSGVTLWDATNLAMTAIATGGFTVHSEGIPFYQNANLEFLLIPVMIAGAMPFKLYYLMYHNRKFGFFGDRQAIALLALTGVGFLVVALDLVYLTGAETMDAVRQGLFMATAAITSTGFQNTSPYTWPSVTVLFLVIFMLIGGSSGSTAGGMKISRVIIGLESLAWWFKRIFVSGKVVVPFRHGGKTVQKNIAEVEVSKNMLIIILYFLTVFICTIAVFHLEHGAPFESSNVIFEIVSAFCNNGISTGFVTPDMSLGSKWLFIFLMWFGRLELVPILVLFVGLVKGFE, from the coding sequence ATGGACAGGTCAGAGTATATCTCCGCTATCGCTCCTGATATCGGGAGGATCCTCAGGTTTATGGGGGTCGTCACCTGCCTCCCCCTCATTGTCGCCCTCATCTATCGGGAATGGGAGATGCTCCTGCCTATGGGGCTTGTCCCCATCATCTATGTCGTCCTTGGCTCACTGTTGATGCAGGTGCCTCGTCCTGCGCGCGAGGCCAAACTCTCGGCGGCTCTTGCAGCCGTCGCTCTTATCTGGCTCATCTCGGCCGCCATCGGTTCGGTCCCCTTCATCGTCGGCCTCGGGATGCCGATCACCGACAGCATCTTTGAAGCGATGTCAGGGTGGACCGACACCGGCATGACCCTCCTCCCTGACATCGACGCCACTCCCAAAACCATCCTCTTCTGGCGGACCTTCATGCAGTGGCTCGGCGGGATCGGGATCGTCGCCTTCACCATCGCCCTGGCGAGCCGCTCGGGGCTTGTCCAGCGGGGCCTGTACCGCTCAGAGGCCAGGACCGAGGCCTTCATGCCGAGTGTCGTCGCAACCGGGTTTGCGATGTGGCGGATCTATATCATCATCACGCTCCTCTCCATCGGACTCGTCCTCCTCTCCGGTGTCACGCTCTGGGATGCCACGAACCTTGCAATGACCGCCATCGCCACCGGCGGATTCACTGTCCACTCGGAGGGGATCCCCTTCTATCAGAACGCGAACCTCGAGTTCCTTCTCATCCCGGTGATGATCGCAGGTGCGATGCCCTTCAAACTCTACTACCTGATGTATCACAACCGGAAGTTCGGTTTCTTCGGGGACCGTCAGGCCATCGCCCTCCTTGCTCTTACCGGTGTCGGATTTCTGGTCGTCGCCCTCGATCTCGTGTACCTCACCGGCGCAGAGACTATGGACGCCGTCCGTCAGGGTCTCTTCATGGCGACCGCGGCGATCACGAGTACCGGTTTCCAGAACACCTCTCCCTATACCTGGCCGTCGGTCACGGTTCTCTTCCTGGTGATTTTCATGCTCATCGGTGGTTCTTCCGGGTCGACCGCCGGAGGTATGAAGATCTCCAGGGTGATTATCGGGCTCGAAAGTCTTGCATGGTGGTTCAAGCGGATCTTCGTCTCCGGCAAGGTTGTCGTTCCCTTCAGGCACGGGGGCAAGACCGTGCAGAAGAACATCGCCGAAGTCGAGGTCTCGAAGAACATGCTGATCATCATCCTCTACTTCCTCACCGTCTTCATCTGCACCATCGCCGTTTTCCACCTCGAGCACGGCGCCCCCTTCGAGTCCTCGAATGTGATCTTCGAGATCGTTTCGGCCTTCTGCAACAACGGGATCAGCACCGGCTTTGTCACACCTGATATGAGCCTGGGCTCCAAGTGGCTCTTTATCTTCCTGATGTGGTTTGGCCGTCTGGAACTTGTGCCGATCCTGGTTCTCTTCGTCGGCCTTGTCAAGGGTTTTGAGTGA
- a CDS encoding rubredoxin, with amino-acid sequence MTKYKCSICGHLYDLAKGEPGQGVVAGTEFADLPDDWMCPVCGAVKDKFRPVD; translated from the coding sequence ATGACAAAATACAAGTGCTCGATATGTGGTCATCTCTATGACCTGGCGAAAGGAGAACCCGGCCAAGGTGTCGTTGCGGGAACCGAGTTTGCAGACCTGCCCGATGATTGGATGTGCCCGGTCTGCGGGGCGGTGAAGGATAAGTTCAGGCCGGTGGACTGA
- a CDS encoding FprA family A-type flavoprotein, giving the protein MAVREIAPGVHAVGAVDWNLRLFDALIGTPQGTSYNAFVVKGSEKTALIDTVDPKFEEEILKNLMRLGLGSLDYIVINHAEQDHSGTLPLLLEMFPSATVIADEKCRDLLVRLLLVPEDRIRIVKDGESLDLGGKTLEFMVTPWVHWPETMLTYEREDGILFSCDLFGSHLATSELYADDFMRILPAAKRYYAEIMMPFRASVRAALERVSALDLQVIAPSHGPLHRDPIPILDSYAEWTSDAVKNLVLIPYVSMHGSTAKMVSFFTDALIERGVEVQPYDLTRADLGEVAMTAVDAATIVFAAPTVLFGPHPAAVHASYLLSILRPKTKFISVIGSYGWGGKTVQHLTETLSHLDAEMIEPVYVRGYPGGEDLAALVELADTIVKKHEDVVP; this is encoded by the coding sequence ATGGCGGTACGTGAGATCGCGCCCGGCGTCCACGCTGTTGGGGCCGTCGACTGGAACCTGCGCCTCTTCGACGCCCTGATCGGCACCCCGCAGGGGACGAGTTACAATGCCTTTGTGGTGAAGGGGAGCGAGAAGACGGCGCTCATCGACACCGTCGACCCGAAGTTCGAGGAGGAGATCCTCAAGAACCTGATGCGGCTTGGGCTCGGTTCCCTTGACTACATCGTGATCAACCATGCCGAGCAGGACCACTCGGGAACACTCCCGCTCCTCCTGGAGATGTTCCCTTCGGCGACGGTCATCGCCGACGAGAAGTGCCGGGATCTCCTGGTGCGCCTGCTCCTCGTGCCAGAAGATCGTATCCGGATCGTCAAGGACGGGGAGAGCCTCGACCTCGGGGGCAAGACTCTTGAGTTCATGGTCACGCCCTGGGTCCACTGGCCTGAGACGATGCTCACTTATGAGCGCGAGGACGGGATCCTCTTCTCCTGCGACCTCTTCGGCTCTCACCTCGCCACCAGCGAACTCTATGCCGACGACTTCATGCGGATCCTCCCGGCGGCAAAACGCTACTATGCCGAGATCATGATGCCCTTCAGGGCAAGTGTCAGGGCGGCCCTCGAACGGGTGAGCGCTCTTGACCTGCAGGTCATCGCCCCGAGCCACGGACCCCTGCACCGCGATCCCATACCCATCCTCGATTCCTATGCGGAGTGGACCTCTGATGCGGTCAAGAACCTGGTCCTCATCCCCTATGTTTCGATGCATGGGAGCACCGCGAAGATGGTCTCCTTCTTCACCGACGCCCTCATCGAGCGGGGTGTCGAGGTGCAACCCTACGACCTCACCAGGGCCGACCTCGGTGAGGTAGCGATGACGGCCGTCGACGCCGCGACGATCGTCTTTGCGGCGCCGACCGTGCTCTTCGGCCCGCACCCGGCGGCGGTCCATGCCTCGTACCTCCTCTCGATTCTCAGGCCGAAGACGAAATTCATCTCGGTTATCGGTTCGTACGGCTGGGGCGGGAAGACGGTGCAACATCTCACGGAGACGCTCTCCCACCTGGATGCCGAGATGATCGAACCGGTCTATGTGCGGGGCTATCCGGGCGGCGAGGATCTTGCGGCGCTGGTCGAACTTGCCGACACAATCGTTAAAAAGCATGAAGATGTAGTCCCCTGA
- a CDS encoding LL-diaminopimelate aminotransferase, with the protein MYSQRLDNLPPYLFARIDALKAQKRSEGVDVIDLGVGDPDLPTPDHIVEAMVRAVQNPENHHYPAYDGMLAYKEAVATWYRNRFSVSLDPGNEVVALMGSKDGIAHIPEAFVNPGDYVLATDPGYPVYKTSTLFAEGKTHLLPLHAENNFLPVLDDIPADVLKRAKLLFFNYPNNPTAATAPISFFNEVVEFAREHDLVVVHDNAYSEITFDGYKAPSFQEADGAKEVGVEMHSLSKTYNMTGWRIGMAVGSPEVLSGLTRVKSNVDSGVFDAVQHAGIAALTGSQQCVADACAVYQERRDALVKGLREVGFDVPAPKATFYVWMPVEDCMKTAATFLNEAGIVVTPGVGFGESGEGYVRFAITRSVERIEEAVERIGRVAL; encoded by the coding sequence ATGTATTCGCAGAGACTGGATAACCTTCCACCATACCTCTTTGCCAGAATCGACGCACTCAAAGCCCAGAAAAGGAGCGAAGGCGTTGACGTCATCGACCTGGGCGTCGGCGACCCCGACCTCCCGACGCCGGATCATATCGTCGAGGCGATGGTCAGGGCAGTCCAGAACCCTGAGAACCACCATTATCCCGCCTACGACGGGATGCTCGCCTACAAGGAGGCGGTCGCGACGTGGTATCGGAACCGCTTCTCGGTATCCCTCGATCCGGGCAACGAAGTCGTCGCCCTGATGGGTTCAAAGGACGGGATCGCCCATATCCCTGAGGCGTTCGTCAATCCAGGCGACTATGTCCTGGCCACCGATCCGGGCTACCCGGTCTACAAGACCTCGACGCTCTTTGCCGAGGGGAAGACCCACTTGCTGCCACTCCATGCAGAGAACAACTTCCTCCCGGTCCTCGATGATATTCCGGCCGACGTACTGAAGCGGGCAAAGCTCCTCTTCTTCAACTACCCGAACAACCCGACGGCCGCAACCGCACCCATATCCTTCTTCAACGAGGTCGTGGAGTTCGCCCGTGAGCACGACCTCGTCGTCGTCCACGACAACGCCTACTCTGAGATCACCTTTGACGGCTACAAAGCCCCCTCCTTCCAGGAGGCGGACGGGGCAAAGGAGGTGGGTGTCGAGATGCACTCCCTCTCCAAGACCTACAACATGACCGGATGGCGGATCGGGATGGCGGTCGGCAGCCCCGAGGTGCTCTCCGGCCTGACGCGGGTCAAGTCCAATGTCGACTCGGGGGTCTTCGACGCCGTGCAGCACGCCGGGATCGCCGCGCTCACCGGTTCCCAGCAGTGCGTCGCCGACGCCTGCGCCGTGTACCAGGAGCGGCGGGACGCCCTGGTGAAGGGACTGCGCGAGGTCGGCTTCGATGTTCCGGCCCCGAAGGCGACCTTCTATGTCTGGATGCCGGTCGAGGACTGCATGAAGACGGCGGCAACATTCCTGAACGAAGCCGGGATCGTCGTCACGCCTGGAGTCGGGTTTGGCGAGAGCGGCGAAGGTTACGTGCGCTTCGCCATCACCAGGTCGGTGGAGCGGATCGAGGAAGCCGTAGAGCGGATCGGGAGGGTGGCCCTGTGA
- the fdhD gene encoding formate dehydrogenase accessory sulfurtransferase FdhD codes for MMDLYKWRCIQVRGGEANEIIDEICAERRYRLLVNGMPVTEMVASAEQLEELGAGFVVSEGLAGDVEGVGVEGEEIRVRADLRPRGEEVIGSSGGASFLRPLPRITSDLQVGIDDIYRMTAAIESDDWRRTGGLHCSVLFCDGELVAKACDVGRHNTVDKVIGHAVLGGFDRSRCVIGCTGRQPVGMVAKAAHAGIPIVISRAASTDRGIAAAEEAGITLICFSRGDRFTVYTHPGRVAGVGAE; via the coding sequence ATGATGGATCTCTATAAATGGCGGTGCATCCAGGTCAGGGGTGGAGAGGCGAATGAGATCATTGACGAGATCTGTGCCGAACGGCGGTACCGCCTCCTGGTGAACGGTATGCCGGTCACCGAGATGGTCGCTTCGGCCGAGCAACTCGAAGAATTGGGGGCGGGTTTTGTCGTCTCTGAGGGGCTTGCCGGGGATGTCGAGGGAGTCGGAGTAGAGGGTGAGGAGATCAGGGTTCGGGCCGATCTCCGGCCCCGCGGCGAAGAGGTCATCGGGTCATCGGGGGGTGCCTCCTTTCTCCGCCCGCTGCCTCGCATCACCTCCGACCTGCAGGTCGGCATCGACGACATCTACCGGATGACCGCCGCCATCGAGTCGGACGACTGGCGCCGGACCGGTGGTCTTCACTGTTCGGTCCTCTTTTGTGACGGCGAACTTGTTGCGAAGGCCTGCGACGTCGGCCGGCACAACACCGTCGACAAGGTGATCGGTCATGCCGTGCTCGGCGGCTTCGACCGGTCGCGCTGTGTCATCGGGTGCACGGGCCGGCAACCGGTCGGGATGGTGGCCAAGGCCGCGCATGCCGGGATCCCGATCGTCATCTCGCGGGCGGCCTCGACCGACCGCGGGATCGCGGCCGCAGAAGAGGCCGGGATCACTCTCATCTGCTTCTCCAGGGGGGATCGTTTCACGGTCTACACCCACCCCGGGCGGGTTGCAGGAGTGGGGGCAGAGTGA
- a CDS encoding SLC13 family permease → MRTYFAGTHISLVIALVVFLLIAFRQVLTPPPAIWQIMLGGAVAMLLSGAVTPAAAVMAVDPEVMIFLFSVLLLGAALEESGWLAAFAGKLLGRAGTTGTLVTLVVVLAAVGAALLTNDTIAVIGTPLLLSYARHAGIKPHLLLTALAFGVTTGSVASPVGNPQNLLVAAHGGFSEPFVQFFIVLAPPTAIALVVVCAVLYGAARDEWGRPCGRAPVSPAGDHALVGLLRLSLLTVVLILTVRAFISHVFLGVAIPLAAVAASASIPFLLSRWRTALLHRVDWPTLVFFAAMFVVMEGVRESGALEEVFGWGDPATLGVPAIIATGMIASQIISNVPFVALALPLLEQAGAGPEHLLALAAGSTIAGNLTLLGAASNVIIVQGAERRGVILGFGAFVRLGVPLSLVQGAVYAAWLLMI, encoded by the coding sequence TTGAGAACATACTTTGCTGGCACGCATATTTCTCTCGTCATCGCCCTGGTGGTCTTTCTCCTCATTGCCTTCAGGCAGGTGCTCACCCCGCCTCCGGCGATCTGGCAGATCATGCTTGGAGGAGCCGTTGCCATGCTCCTCTCCGGTGCCGTGACCCCTGCCGCCGCGGTCATGGCCGTCGACCCGGAGGTGATGATCTTTCTCTTCTCTGTCCTGCTCCTGGGCGCCGCCCTTGAGGAGAGCGGGTGGCTTGCCGCCTTCGCCGGGAAACTTCTCGGCAGGGCCGGGACGACCGGAACACTGGTGACGCTTGTCGTCGTCCTGGCCGCGGTCGGCGCCGCGCTTCTCACCAACGATACGATCGCCGTCATCGGCACCCCGCTCCTTCTGAGTTATGCCAGGCATGCCGGGATCAAACCTCACCTCCTCCTGACCGCTCTCGCCTTCGGGGTGACCACCGGGAGTGTCGCCAGTCCGGTCGGCAACCCGCAGAATCTGCTGGTGGCGGCACACGGTGGTTTTTCCGAACCCTTCGTTCAGTTCTTCATCGTGCTTGCCCCTCCGACCGCAATCGCTCTCGTTGTTGTCTGTGCCGTGCTCTACGGTGCCGCCAGGGACGAATGGGGGCGGCCGTGCGGGCGTGCCCCGGTGTCACCTGCCGGAGACCATGCTCTTGTCGGCCTGCTCCGCCTCTCCCTCCTGACCGTCGTGCTCATCCTGACGGTCAGGGCCTTCATCTCTCATGTATTTTTGGGGGTCGCGATCCCTCTCGCTGCCGTCGCCGCATCGGCCTCCATCCCCTTCCTTCTCTCCAGGTGGCGAACCGCTCTTCTCCACAGAGTGGACTGGCCGACGCTCGTCTTCTTCGCTGCCATGTTCGTCGTGATGGAGGGAGTGCGGGAGAGCGGCGCCCTTGAGGAGGTATTTGGGTGGGGGGATCCTGCAACTCTCGGAGTCCCGGCCATCATCGCAACCGGGATGATCGCCAGTCAGATCATCTCCAACGTCCCCTTTGTCGCCCTCGCCCTCCCTCTCCTTGAGCAGGCCGGTGCAGGCCCCGAACACCTGCTTGCCCTTGCCGCCGGGAGTACTATCGCCGGAAACCTGACCCTCCTCGGGGCGGCGAGCAATGTCATCATCGTACAGGGTGCCGAACGTCGCGGGGTCATCCTGGGCTTTGGTGCGTTCGTGCGGCTTGGTGTCCCGTTGAGTCTTGTGCAGGGGGCGGTATATGCGGCCTGGCTCCTGATGATCTGA
- a CDS encoding DUF1890 domain-containing protein — protein sequence MEISDKERKKGLIILGCPEAPAQVSLAVHLAYSLRRSGYLPVVAGNPSARHLLAMADPEHHYVGEMLDLDGCIEEIAAGEHDYDLSFVLVHRESGVSYAGTMSVVSAGRVVAVVFGKEAETLASLIDFDCETVVAPGGHNPLPLKKAIDRVMKWDV from the coding sequence ATGGAAATATCGGATAAAGAGAGAAAGAAGGGTCTGATTATCCTGGGATGTCCGGAGGCGCCGGCGCAGGTGAGCCTTGCCGTCCACCTGGCGTACAGCCTCAGGCGGTCGGGTTATCTGCCGGTGGTCGCCGGAAACCCTTCTGCGAGACATCTTCTCGCGATGGCCGACCCCGAACACCACTATGTCGGTGAGATGCTCGACCTCGACGGATGTATCGAAGAGATCGCTGCGGGAGAACATGACTACGACCTCTCCTTTGTGCTGGTGCACCGTGAGAGCGGGGTCAGTTATGCCGGCACGATGAGTGTGGTCTCGGCCGGGCGTGTGGTGGCTGTGGTCTTTGGCAAAGAGGCTGAAACTCTCGCATCGCTTATCGACTTCGACTGTGAGACGGTGGTCGCACCAGGGGGCCACAACCCCTTGCCGCTGAAGAAGGCGATCGACAGGGTGATGAAATGGGATGTGTAG
- a CDS encoding desulfoferrodoxin, producing MMTELLDVYKCEKCGNVVKIAHAGDGELVCCGQPMVRMEEQWEEAGKEKHVPVLEKVAGGIKVRIGSVPHPMEEKHHIEWVEVRKGRKLCVYKLKPGDTPEAEFLLDDTNAKTRIYCNIHGLWTNRK from the coding sequence ATGATGACCGAGCTCCTGGACGTCTATAAATGTGAGAAATGCGGGAATGTCGTGAAGATCGCCCATGCCGGGGACGGCGAACTGGTCTGTTGCGGCCAGCCGATGGTCAGAATGGAGGAGCAGTGGGAGGAGGCCGGGAAGGAAAAGCATGTGCCTGTCCTTGAGAAGGTTGCGGGCGGCATAAAGGTCAGAATCGGAAGTGTCCCCCACCCGATGGAGGAGAAGCACCACATCGAGTGGGTCGAGGTGCGGAAGGGGCGCAAACTCTGTGTCTACAAACTCAAACCCGGCGATACCCCTGAGGCTGAGTTCCTGCTGGACGACACCAACGCGAAGACCCGCATCTACTGCAATATCCACGGGCTCTGGACGAATAGGAAATAA
- a CDS encoding phosphoribulokinase: protein MMKPSNFREQLARSDRVFTIGVAGDSGSGKTTFTRAIRAIFGPDLVTTITLDDYHRYDREERRKLGITPLVPEANDLDLLADHVRRLRDGESVEKPVYDHTIGTFAEPVPFSPARVLILEGLHTLFTPALRDLLDFSLFVDPDPAVKRLWKLRRDMERRGYRREEVLAEMEGRLPDYERYIAPQRRYADVVIGIACSGYGREASLEQDIYQVTLYQKPLVRQTMEIGLSIDLGEILMLSDRPFSLGYRVASLDGREMSAITLDGELNHSAIRKLARTIGRQTSAEGVDVYRNRHYLPAGEVAELILAWRIINRWFVLAGEERRDPPMNQREEKG, encoded by the coding sequence ATGATGAAACCGTCCAACTTCAGGGAACAACTCGCCCGTTCGGATCGAGTCTTCACCATCGGGGTGGCGGGCGACAGCGGGTCAGGGAAGACAACCTTTACCCGTGCGATCAGGGCGATCTTCGGCCCCGACCTTGTCACCACCATCACCCTCGACGACTACCACCGCTACGATCGCGAGGAACGCAGGAAACTCGGGATCACCCCCCTCGTCCCTGAAGCAAACGACCTCGACCTCCTGGCAGATCATGTCAGGCGCTTGAGAGACGGGGAGTCGGTCGAGAAACCAGTCTACGACCACACCATCGGCACCTTTGCCGAACCGGTCCCCTTCTCCCCGGCGCGGGTACTCATCCTGGAGGGCCTCCACACTCTCTTCACCCCGGCCCTGCGCGACCTCCTTGACTTTTCACTCTTTGTCGACCCCGACCCCGCAGTCAAGAGGCTCTGGAAACTGCGGCGCGATATGGAACGGCGCGGCTACCGGAGAGAAGAGGTGCTCGCCGAGATGGAGGGTCGCCTCCCTGACTACGAACGCTACATCGCCCCGCAACGGAGATATGCCGATGTGGTGATCGGGATCGCCTGCTCGGGCTACGGACGCGAGGCGAGTCTGGAGCAAGACATCTACCAGGTCACGCTCTATCAAAAACCACTGGTTCGGCAAACGATGGAGATCGGTCTTTCCATCGACCTCGGCGAGATCCTGATGCTCTCCGACCGCCCGTTCAGCCTTGGGTACAGGGTCGCCTCCCTCGACGGCAGGGAGATGAGCGCGATCACCCTTGACGGCGAACTGAACCACTCGGCCATCAGAAAACTTGCCAGGACCATCGGTCGACAGACCAGTGCCGAGGGGGTGGATGTCTATCGGAACCGTCACTATCTCCCGGCCGGCGAGGTCGCAGAACTCATTCTCGCCTGGCGGATCATCAACCGCTGGTTTGTGCTCGCCGGCGAAGAGCGGAGAGACCCCCCCATGAACCAGAGAGAAGAAAAAGGATAA
- a CDS encoding ubiquitin-like small modifier protein 1 produces the protein MRIKVKSFATFRNILENEREMEVAEGTTVAALLDLLIQERPALREAMFEAPGVLQDHVNILRNGRNIHFEDGLDTRITNNDVISLFPPVGGG, from the coding sequence ATGAGAATCAAGGTAAAATCATTTGCAACATTTAGAAATATCCTTGAGAACGAGCGCGAGATGGAAGTGGCCGAAGGTACGACTGTCGCAGCCCTTCTTGACCTGCTGATTCAGGAGCGTCCGGCTCTCAGGGAGGCGATGTTCGAGGCGCCAGGTGTCCTCCAGGACCATGTTAACATCCTTCGGAACGGCAGAAACATCCATTTTGAGGATGGTCTCGATACTCGTATCACCAACAACGACGTAATCTCGCTCTTCCCGCCGGTCGGCGGTGGATGA
- a CDS encoding sulfite exporter TauE/SafE family protein: MTDLVYLLALVVTGLLVGVLSGLLGVGGGFIMVPIQFNLFSSLGIPEDLALRLSFGTSLAVILPTVVSGALGHHRKGAVVWRAGVLLGISSLVGVVSGAFIATHVPAAPLEIFFGLVVLAAGARTFFSPPEGEAGGAPQVSTRACLLWGLPIGLVSGLTGIGGGVLLVPILVVVMHFGMRHAVATSMVVMLFTATGGIASYMLNGLGTPGLPPTAIGYVDLLQAALLAAASIPAAQVGAFMAYRLPRQFLKYAFVALTIFIGLRMIGLFSLIGIPI; the protein is encoded by the coding sequence ATGACTGATCTTGTCTACCTCCTTGCCCTTGTCGTCACCGGCCTCCTTGTCGGAGTACTCTCCGGACTCCTCGGCGTCGGTGGCGGTTTCATCATGGTCCCGATACAGTTCAACCTCTTCTCATCGCTCGGGATCCCTGAGGATCTCGCACTCAGACTCTCGTTTGGGACCAGTCTTGCCGTCATCCTCCCCACCGTGGTGAGCGGAGCCCTCGGCCACCACCGGAAGGGGGCGGTCGTATGGCGTGCCGGAGTCCTCCTCGGCATCTCCAGTCTGGTTGGCGTGGTCTCCGGTGCGTTCATTGCGACGCATGTTCCGGCCGCACCCCTTGAGATCTTTTTCGGGCTGGTTGTCCTTGCCGCCGGGGCCCGCACCTTCTTCTCTCCCCCTGAAGGAGAGGCAGGAGGGGCCCCGCAGGTTAGCACCCGAGCCTGCTTGCTATGGGGCCTCCCGATCGGTTTAGTCTCAGGGCTTACCGGGATCGGGGGAGGCGTTCTCCTTGTTCCGATCCTCGTGGTGGTCATGCACTTCGGGATGCGCCATGCCGTCGCCACCTCCATGGTCGTGATGCTCTTCACCGCGACGGGGGGGATTGCCTCATACATGCTCAACGGCCTCGGGACGCCGGGCCTGCCGCCTACCGCCATCGGTTATGTCGACCTTCTCCAGGCGGCGCTCCTTGCGGCGGCGAGCATTCCCGCCGCACAGGTTGGGGCCTTCATGGCCTACCGCTTACCCCGACAGTTCTTGAAATACGCGTTCGTCGCGCTCACCATCTTCATCGGGCTGAGAATGATCGGTCTCTTCTCCCTCATTGGTATCCCGATCTGA
- the rd gene encoding rubredoxin: protein MDRYQCTICGYIYDPEKGDPDGAVEPGTPFEDLPDDWACPVCGAAKSDFVKMN from the coding sequence ATGGACCGTTATCAATGCACAATCTGTGGGTATATCTACGACCCTGAGAAAGGAGACCCCGACGGTGCTGTCGAGCCGGGTACCCCCTTTGAAGACCTCCCCGACGACTGGGCGTGTCCTGTCTGCGGGGCGGCGAAGAGTGATTTTGTGAAGATGAACTGA
- a CDS encoding DUF1894 domain-containing protein has product MGCVEALNYEVLLRHCSFKEYRAFIKKHYRETYEVQPGYKIFDLALIGVPPIPIGVDGDSVIFPYTKPCHGTFVLKVEGKEEIEKLRSRK; this is encoded by the coding sequence ATGGGATGTGTAGAGGCTCTCAACTATGAGGTGCTCCTCCGGCATTGCTCGTTCAAGGAGTACCGAGCATTTATCAAGAAGCATTACCGAGAAACCTATGAGGTTCAGCCGGGTTACAAGATTTTTGACCTGGCTCTCATCGGGGTGCCGCCGATACCCATCGGCGTGGATGGGGACTCTGTAATCTTCCCGTATACCAAGCCGTGCCACGGCACCTTTGTCCTGAAGGTTGAGGGAAAAGAAGAGATAGAAAAACTGAGGTCCAGAAAATGA